The Herpetosiphonaceae bacterium nucleotide sequence AGCCAATCGCCTGGTACGGCGCGAACAAGGCCGCTACGTCGTCGCGGGAGCGCAGATCGCATTTATTGGCGACGATCACTACGTCGAGATCGTTCAGCTCGGCGTTGATCACGTATCGGTCGAGCATCCGCAGATGTGGCTCTGGCTGAGCGACAGCAAAGACCGCCACGAGTTGATCGAGATTGGCGACAAGAACGTCTTCCTTCCAGATGCCTTTCGGCCCCGCCGCGCGCCGCGCCAGCTTCGACTGACGGGGCAGCACCTCTTCGATCGCGCCTTCGCCGGGCATCGTCGGCGTGACGCGCACCGCATCGCCAAGCGTCGCAATATCGCTGGCAACCCGGCTCTTCTTCAGTCGTCCGCGCAGCGTGCAGCGCAGCGTCGTCTCATCCGTCGCCACCCAGAAAAACCCACTTTGGGCCTTCACTACCGTTCCTATCATGCGGTTCTCCTGAACAACATTACGAGTTTCAAGTTCCAAGTTTCGAGTTCCAAGTTCCAAGTTTCAAGCTTCGAGCTATTCCCTTGTTCCTTTATTCCTTTGTTCTCCGTCGACCTGGCAGCACCCTAGCTAAAGTACGCCGCAAACGACCAGTGCGGATAGTCTTCGGGAAACAGCACCTCGATCAGCCGCTGCGCCTCGCTGCCATAGACGAACACGCCCGACAGACCAAGCAGATCCCCGATCGGTTGGTAGCCTGCAATCAGCGGGCCGAGCGCGTGGAACGGCAGCGTGACCACGTTCGGCGGAGTGCCCTCCACCAGCTCCACCCGCCCATGATCGGCATGCAGCGTTGCCCGCCCAACCGGCGACTCCAGCCGCACGTCGCTGCGACGCGCGGCGAACTCGGAGCGTGCCACGCGCCGCTGTAGCTCAGGCAGGATCGCCTGGAGCAGCGCAGGCAGGTCCAGCACGCGCACCATGCCAGCGCCCCCACCTGATCCGACGCACACATGCGCGCCGCGCCTGAAGGCTAACCGGCTCCAACGATTATCGGGTGTTGCCGTAGCTCGGATCTCGGTGACACCGCGCTCACGCGCCAGGTAGAGCAGCCGGTCGAAGAGCGCCTGCGCCGCGCCGCCGTCCATCGCCGCGATCTCGCCGACATGCAGGCGCTCCGCCTCTGCCGTAATCCGCGCATAGCCCCGGATCACACCAGCCGGATCGATCGCCACCTCGATCGTCGTGTTGGACTTGTAAGGCCGCCACTCCCACGGCTGATCGGAGCGAACCTCGGCCAGCGTTGTCGCTGCGGTTTCGGCGTTGTAGACCTGCATCAGCGCAGGCACATCGGCGGGCGTGTAGGATCGCAGCGTGTAGGCTTTATCGCCAAACGGCTGGAGGCTGGCCGGAATGTGAACGGTGTAGCTTTTGATCCCTGGCGCGTAGCCGTAGCGCGGATAGAGCCAGGTGTGCCCCCACAGCATCGACAGGTGAAAGCCGTGGGTCCGTGCCCAATCGAGCGCATCGCGCATCAGCGCCGAGCCGACTCCGGTGTTCTGATGAGCCTGCGCGGTAGCCAGCGGCGCGACGATCGCGCAGCGCACCTGAGCCGTCCCGATATGTACCAGCCGATCGATCAGGCCGATCATGCCGACGATCTGCCCGTCGCGCTCGAAAACACGCAGATGTTCGGGATGAAAGCGAGGATCTTCCCGCACCGTCGCGGCGGTGATGACCCAGGCTTCATCGCCGGGCTCGAAGGTCTGCCTCACCAGCTCGATGATCTGATCGTACTCTGCGGGACGCGCCGGACGAATGCTCATGCGCTACCTCACCTCTGCAAGACCAAGCCGCGACAGCTCACGCTTGAGCGGCTCGACCGTATTCACAATGAGCGGGATCGAGTCCCATCCATTGGGATTACTCCGAAAAAGCACCTGTGTCGTGTGAATATTTTTGCCGCCGAGCAGCAGCCGGAGCTGCTTCGTGGGCGCAAAGCCGCCATAGATATGCAGGCGTACCGGCTCTGCGTAGGTCATCTCCACCAGCAGGCCATTGCGCTCGACAACCTTCCAGGTTTCATCGGAGAAGCCAAGCGCCGCGTGCCGATAGCCCTGCTGGATCGTCTCGTTGAAGGCGGCGGCGATCGGCGCGAACGCTGGATTGCTTGGGTCTAGCTCCGTGCGCTGCCCGCGATCAACGATCGCGATCTGCCGGGGCTGCGCGTCGAACGACGATCGAAACCACAGCCAGTCGTCCGAGATCAGCGCCGCGTAGAGATAGTAGAATAAGACAATCCCAAGCGCGAGGATCGCGATCAGGCTGAGAAGATTGCCCAGACTAAAGCGGTTCTGAGGCTGCGTCGTGGATCGCTTGGCTGCGCGCGCCATCGCTAGTCTTCCTCTTCAATATCATCGTCGAGCGACCGACCGGTCAGCGCCAGGAACACGTCTTCCATCGTGGTCTGCCCGTTGCGTCCGTTTCGCGCGCCGACCATCTGCTTGAGGCCGTTGGGCGTATCCAGCGCCACAATCCGCCCGCCGTTGATGATCGCGATCCGGTCGCACAGCCGATCGGCCTCATCCATATCGTGCGTCGTCAGAAACACGGTGGTGCCGTGCTCTTTACGCATCCGCTGGATAAACACCTGCACATCCTTCTTGGAGCGCGGGTCCAGGCCGGTGGTCGGCTCGTCGAGCAGCAGCAGCAGCGGCGAGGTCAGCAGGCCGCGCGCAATCGCCACCTTCTGCTGCATCCCCCGCGACATATGCTCCAGCGGCTCGACGAAGCGTTTTTCGCTCAGTCCAAGCTCCTGCAAGATCCGCAGCGCCTCGCGCCGGGCCTGAGCAGGCGGCAGCCCATACAGACGCGCGCCGTACATCAGGTTCTCGGCTGCGCTGAGCTTCTTGAAGAAGGATGCCTCGACGGATACGCGGTTGATCAGCCGCTTCACCGCTTTCTCATCGGCCTGGACATCGTGCCCGAAGACCGTAATGCGGCCAGCGTCGGGGATCAGCAGCGTCGAGATCAGCCGGATCAACGTCGATTTACCGGAGCCGTTCGCGCCCAGCAGCCCAAAAATCTCACCCTGGCGGACGCCGAGGCTAATATGATCCACCGCTTTAACCGGCTCTTTGGCTGGTTGCCTGGCCCAGGGTAGTCGCGGCTTCTCGTCGCCGAAATATTTGACAACATCGTCAATCACCAGGGCCAGCGCATGAGCATCGACGTACGTCGAACGGGGTGCTTCATATGGGGCGTCAACGAGTGCAGCATTCATGAGCAAAACCTCCTCGCCTATTCTCCGGCGACGCAATATATCTAGTGTAGATGTCGGCCTCTGCTGAGACATCCGGCAAAGGCGAAACAGAAGATCGGTCTTTTGTCCAGGCAGGGTCGTCCCCGCCCATCGTCAACGGCATCGTGATCGGCATTCGGCGCATGATGACCTCCTTACGGTTCGGGCGAAGCTAGCGCCGCAGCAAGCGGGCCAGCTTTGCCCAGAACGAACTCAGCCGCGAACGGTTTGGCCGTGCGGGACGATCTAGGCGTCCGTTTGGTTCTAGGATCAGCATACGGTCCTCCTGCTCAAAACAATGCCCTCAGGCTCTACGCATCAGTCTATCAGTCGATTGTGACAGCTACATTCACAGGCCTTCCACAAACAGATCGCCGTGGGTGGGTACCCACGGCGATCGATATAAACTAATCGACCGTGGGCTTTTCTTGGAGCCCACGGTCGGAAACTATTGGTATGTGATGCTAGCGCATCATACTCTAAGTCTCCGTCCTATGGGCACACTGCTCCCCTGGACACCAGCGAAAACGGGCGCGCAGGTGCGCATACGGAATCCCTGCGCGCAGATCGGGGCTGCGAAGGACACAGCACGGCTAACAGCAGAGCTGATGCCGCTGAGAAGCCAGGTGGTAATATGTCGCATCATGATGTTCATCATTGCTTCAGTTCCGTTATTATGGGTTGCACATCTGGCAGTGTATCCTTCCAACTCGATTGCAAGCAGGAGCCTATACTTCAGGCCGCAGCCAGCATAGCATAGCCGCTCGTGCCGTGTCAAGGGGTTAATCGACGAATTTGCTGGCGATTTTGTACCTGTGTCTCCGTATTGGCTCTTTCCTTGCAGTGCCCAACACGGTACACTAGAGACATTGAGCTACCTGATTGACGTGCAAGCGACCAAATATATAGCTTTTTTATAAAGCGCGTATCTTTTTCCGCCGTGGAGCGGTTAGACAGTTGAGGGTGTGCATGGAGCTTCCATCGGACGCGGACATCGTGTCCTTGGTACGCGGCGCACAATCGCACGATCCCCTTGCGTTTGATCGGCTATATGAACATTTTGCTGATCCGTTGTACCGCTATTTTTATTATCGCTCCGGCGATCAGTATGTCGCCGAGGAGCTGGTCAGCGAAGTATTTCTGCGAATGGTCGAAGCGATTGTACAATTCCGCCTACCGGAGCGCGCCCAGGCACGCGCGTTCAGCGGCTGGGTTTTTCGGATCGCCTACACCCGCCTGGTCGATTACTATCGGCAGCAGAAGCGCCAATCGGTTGAGCTGGATGAGTCGATCGCCGCACCCTTTTCCGCCGACGAGGTCGTCGACCGCTCTTTGGAGCACGAAGAGCTACGCGCGGCCATCCGGCAGCTGACGCCCGAACAGCAGCAGGTGGTGCTGCTGCGGTTTGTGGAGCGGCTTAGCACCGAAGAAGTAGCGACCATTACGGGCCAGACGATTGGAGCCGTCAAAGCGATGCAGCATCGGGCGCTCAATGCGATGGCAAAGATGTTAGGAACTCCACGCAACACCCGCGAAGCGTAGAGGCAGCGATGGTATTATGATGCAGAATTGGCGACTCACAGAGCGGCTTGATACGATCTTAGATCGATCGATCGACCGGCTGGACGAGGACACTCCAGAAGACATCGTACACGACTACCCACAGTCGGCCAATCAGCTTGCTCCGATGCTCCACGTGGCGGATGCCCTGCGCGAGCTGGGGCGTGTCAAGATGCGACGCGCCGCGAAAGAGGTCGGTCGAGCACGGCTGCGGCAAGCAGTTCTGGCCCGGCAGCAGCGGCGGAGCGGCTGGTTCGGTGTGCCAGGCGGGCTGCGCATGGCGGCCTGGGCAGTGCTGTTCCTGGTTGTTTGCATTGGTTCGTTATCGAGTATAACCGTTGTATCAGCACAAGCCCTACCGAACGAGCCGCTGTATGGCTGGAAGCGCACCAGCGAGCGAATCTGGCTGAGCATCCAGTCGAATCCTGAGCGCAAGATCGCGGTTTCGCTCGCCCTGGCGGATCGGCGCGTGGAAGAAATACGTCAGCTCCATCGACGATCGGGGTCGGTGAGCCGGGATGTGATTGTTCAGCTTCGGGCCGACTATATACGAACGCTCGAACTGATCGCCGCACTCCCAAACGACCAGGCGAAGCCGCTGCTTGAGCAGGCCCACGCGCTTAGCGCGCAGCACGAGCAGGAGCTGATGGCGCTGGCCGAGCAGGCGACCGGCTCGCAGCAGCAGATGATCTTATCTGCGGTGCAGGCCAGCCAATGGGTACAGAGCGCGACACCTGATGGTCCCGTCGTGCCGCCCACACCGATTCCCGCCGAGCCGAGTATGGGAGCGCCGCCGACGACGATCGAGCCGGGATCGCCGGATGCGGCACCGAAGCTGCCACGGCCCAGCCCGAAGAACCCGCCGACGAGCGCGCCGATCGAGCCACCGGCGGCTGTCGCTCCGGGGGAACCGGCGGCACCCAAGCCGACGCAAGCGCCCGCGCCGCCCGCGCAGCCGGGGACCGATAGCCCACCGGCGGCACCCAAGCCGACGCAAGCGCCCGCGCCGCCCGCGCAGCCGGGAACCGATAGCCCGCCGGCAGCGCCACAGCCGACCGATGTGCCAGAGCCGCCCAAGACACAGCCGACCGACGCGCCGGTGCCGACGCAGCCCGGCCCACCGGATAACCCACCTGGGCAGGGCAATCCGCAGCCTCCGGGTCCGCCCAGCACGCCACCCGGCCAGGGCTATCCCCCGCCGGGATCGCCAAACGAACCGCCGGGCAACCCTCAGCCGGGGCCGCCCGACGACCCGCCGGGGAAGGGCAAAGACAAGTAGCCTATCAGATTATCGATCCGCCGCTCCTCGATCAAAGGGCGGCGGATCTGCTTTTAGCTCAGCGCTTACGGCGAGCGGCGGCGATCAGCGCGGTACCGGCAGCGCCAACCGCCAGCCCTGCCAGACCCGGCCAGATCCGAGATGGTCGCAGATCGCGGAGGACGACGCCCGCCGTGTTATAGCCCGACGCGGCGAAAACACCGCCGCCGGGATGGGTCGACGCGCCTGTCAGGTACAGCCCGGCGATCTGCGGCACTTTATACGCCGATAGCTCAGGCAGGGGCCGGAAGCAAAACATCTGATCGAAGGACATCTCGACGTGCATCACGTTGCCGCGCAGCAGCCCCAGCTTACGCTCCAGCTCCAGCGGCGTCTGGATATAGCGATTGGTGATCGCGCCGCGCATATTGGGAGCGTAGCGGTAGACCACCTCCAGCAGCTTGTCGGCCTCCCGCTCGGCGATACGGTCCCAATCTTCGCCGCTGCTCAGCTCGTAGGGATGGTACTGCGCCCATACAAAGAGCGTATGCTTGCCCGGCGGCGCAACATCCGGGTCGATCGCCGAGAAAGTCATGGCGATGGCGGCTGGCGCGCGGGCCGGAATGCCGCGCCGGAAGTCTTCGTAGGCGCGATTGAGATACTCCAGCGAAGGACACAGCAGTTGCAGGCCATGATGGCTGAGATGCGGCTTCCCGCCCGACGGAGCGGCGATATAATCCGGCAGCGCGTCCGCAGCACAGCGGATCGTCATGCCGAAGCCGTTGCCGACGCGAATCCGCTGCACGCGCTGCGCGAGATTGCCCGGCAGCTGGCCCGGACCAACCAGCTTGAGCAGCGTGGTCTGAATATGCGCGTTCGAGACGACGCAGCGCGCGGCGAGTACCTCGCCGCTCTGTAACTCCACGCCCCGCACGTTGCCGCCCTGAACTACGATCCGCTCGACTTCGGCATCCAGCCGCACCTCGCCGCCGTGGTGCTCGAAGCAGCGCTGCATCGCCTGGGTGAGCATGCCGGAGCCGCCGCGCGGATGCTTCGCGCCGCTGCGGTGGAGCATCGCGTGCCAGCCCGCGAAATCAGCCGTACCGATCTCGTCGGGCGGCGGTCCCGACTGTGCGGCCAGCCAGGCCAGCGCCGTGCGCATCGCATCGCTCTCGAACCACTCGGTGATCAACTGCCCGTACGAGGTAAAGATCTTGCGCAGCGTATCGAGCGAGCCGCCCATGCTGCCGTTCTCGGCGCGACTGAACTGGCCGGTCATCATCGTCGCGACAAGGTTGCCGGGCGTTGGCGGCTTCAGAAAGACCTTGAAGACGCCCTCGTTGATCGCGCCCCAGAACTCGACAAAGCGCCGGTACGCTTCGGCATCGCGGGGCGAAACCTTTTCGATCGATGCGCAGGTCTTGTCGAGGTCGCGCCAGAACTCGATCGCGCCGGAGCCGTCGGGCAGCGGAAAGAACGCGAACGGGTCCATATCGATGTATTGGAGGCCGAAGCGCTCCAGCTCAAGGTCGCGGACGACCGGCGTGAGATGAATCATGATATGCGCCGACGAGCCGACATCCATGCGGTAGCCGCCGAACATCGTCTCAGTACAGACCGCGCCGCCGACGATCGGACGACGCTCCAGCACCAGCACGCGCAGACCGGCCTTTTGCAGATAGCAGGCGCAGGTCAGGCCGTTATGTCCACCACCGACCACAATCACATCGTACATGCAGCGCTCCCGGCATCAAAAGCAGACCACCTCTTTTTGATTGTAGTCGAAAAGCAACAGAGCGGGAGGATTCCCGCTCTGTGCCCTGGGCCAGATTGACGACCGACCGCTTACTCCCACGGAGCCGAGCCGTAGCGCCAGCGCCAGTAGTGCTGCCCGACGTTGCCCATCTCGACGCGATACTGCGCCGCGTTGGCGGGCGTGTAGGTCAGGACGCGCCGCTCGTAGACCTGGATCAGCACATCTCTGGGCTGTCCGCCGACGCTGACGCGCGCCCAGTAGGGCTCGGTGATCGGATAGCCCAGCGCAAAGACCCAATCGACCGGCAGCGTCTTGAAGTAGTCGGCGAAGACATTAGGAATGTTATGGCCTAGCTCGTTGTTATAGACCGTGTTGCGCACGCCATAGCGCGTTAGCTCCTGATTGAAGCCCAGCGAGCCATCGCGATTGATCGTCTGGGCGACCGTCGCGCCGACCGCCGGATTTGCGCGCCGATCGCCGTCGAGCGATGCGCGCTCCCGAAACGAGGCGTAGGTTGGGCTGTTCGGATCGTTGGGATCGCCCGCGACGGGCACGCTGGCGGGCGAGCGTGTGACGAACGCGCTATTGCCGATCTGGGCCTTGCCGCTGATCAGCTCTTTCGTCAGCAGGCCGTTGGTGACAAACCAGAGCTGGCTACGATCGCCGTTGGGATTCGTGATCTCCATACGGCTCTTGTCCCAGTACTGGACCAGCCGCTTGCCGCCGGGCGCTTCGGCATAGCGCTCGGTGCCGGTCGCGAACGACGTCGGCCCCCAGGTCCACGAGCGCGCGGCACGATTCTGAGCCACCGACAGATCGGTGCGGTTCCAGAGCGCGCCGAATGCGCTATCCGCGCCTGCTGGCGTCCACTCACCGGCGGGATCGCCCTGTGGGAAGGTCATACGTAGAAACGCCACGCCGCCGGGACTGACCGTAAAGCTCGCGCCGACATCCGCGCCGCTGAGCGGATCGCGCAGCGTCAGGGAGTAGCCGCCGGGCGGCAGATCGACCGCGCCAAAGATGCCGTTTGCATCGGTCGTGGTGTGGCTATCGGGCTGGCCGTTGCCGCTGATCCGAATCGCCGTGTTCTCGGCTGAGGCGCCATTCACCAGCACATGGCCTAAAAGATGCCCGGTCGACGGCTGCGTCTTCCAGCCAAAGACCGGCGCGGGAGCGCTATCGCCCCACAGCTCGGCGCGCAACCGATCGAGAAATCTGTTGCGGTCGCCGATGACGGGAATCGCATACGAGTAGAGCACCGTGCCGATACCCGCGCTCGCGCCACGGCGGATCTGCGCCAGATTTTGATCGGCATTGTTGAGCCAGACGCCCACACCGATCGCCGCCGCGCGCCGCCCATGATTGTCGCGGACATAGTTGACCCAGCTATCGAACCAGGCTTGCTGCTGGCCGCCGTCTTCTTTGTCGTAGACCATCGGCACGACAAAATCGACGTAGCCCGCGTTGAGCCAGCCGTTCCAGTCTTGCAGCGTGCGCTTGAAGGGCGAGCTATTGGCGAAATCGCCGTTCTGCGGCCCCGCGCCCCAGGCAATCGCGGCGACGGAGAGCGCCATGCGCGGCTTGACGGCGTTCAGGTTGAGATAGATACGCTTGACCAGCTTCGTCACCTGATCGCGCCGCCACTGCATCCACTGCGCATCTTCGGGCGCGGGCGTGTCGCTGCGGCCCGTGGCGGCCTGGAAGCGCGCCAGGCTGGTCGGGTTATAGCCAAAGCGCGGGCTGGGATAGCGGATATAGTCGAGGTGCAGGCCATCGAGGTCGTAGCGCCGCGCGAGATGCATCAGCGCGTTGACGGTATACTCCGAGACGGCAGGATGACCGGGGTCAAGAAAATAGCTGCAATCGTTGGGAGCGGCGCACTCGCCCGCGCGACCGTCGACGTCGCGGGTAAACCAGTTATTCCAGCCGGCTTTGTCGGGGCCGTGCTGGTACCACACGTGCGAGCGATTGGGCTGCTGATAGCCGTCCTTCCAGGCCGGCAGCGTGACGGCCCAGGCATGAACCTGCATGTTGCGGGCACGCGCCTGCGCGATCACATCGGCCAGGGCGTCGTAGCCGGGCTGCATATCGGCGGCGATCGGCTCGACGGTATCGCGGAAATAGCTATCGGCGCGGCGGCGGACCTGCACAAAGAGCGCGTTCGCGCCCGCGTGCTGGGCATCGGCGATCAGGCGGCGGGTCTGATCGGGCGTTTTGATCCCTTCGTGAAAGGCATCGACCCAAAAGCCGCGCAGCTGCGGCGTAGCGGCCTGGGTCGAGCGGGCAGGCAGGAGCAGACTAGCCAGGAGGACAAGAAATACCAGGATTCGGGGCACGTACGTCTCCTTCTACAGGCACAGAACGACAGTATCATCGGCAATCGCGCGATCATCACGAGATGATCGCATGGTAGAGCAGCGCAGGAGATTGCACCTGCGCCAATTGTACTCATCGATCTCAGCCAAAAGAATGTGAAGTATATGACAATCGCGTTACGGAGTGGCACAATAGAGCTGAAGGGTCACACGGGCAATCGGCAGGAATTGTGCTATGATTAAAAACTGCATGAGGCCGTAGCAGGAGCAACGAATGACTCAACTTCTTCTAATCCGCCATGCCGTCAACGACGTGATGAAAGCCAAGAAGCTGGCGGGTTGGATGCCCGACGTACATATCAACGAAGAAGGCCGTCAGCAGGCCGAGGCCATCGCCGAGCGGCTGCGCGATCTGCCAATCCGCGCGATCTACAGCTCGCCGCTGGATCGAACGCGCGAAACCGCCGAGCCGCTGGCGCGGGCGCTCAACCTTGAGGTTCAGCTCCGCGATGGATTGGGCGAGGTCCGGTACGGCGAGTGGACCGGCAAGTCGCTGGAAGAGCTCTCCAAGCTCGACGCCTGGAAAGTCGTACAGATCTATCCGAGCGGCATGCGCTTTCCGGGCGGCGAGGCGATCCGCGAAATGCAGGCGCGCATCGTGTCCGAGCTGGAGGCGATCAGCGCCGATCATCCACGCGATATTGTCGCGATCTTCTCGCACGCCGACGTGATCAAGGCCGCGCTTGCTCACTACCTGGGTGTTCATTTAGACTTATTCCAGCGCATCGTGATCAATCCCACGGCGGTAAGCGTCGTGCGGCTCTCGCCGTACGGGCCGCAGGTACTTCGCGTCAACGACGACGGCCCGCTGAAGCTGGAGCCGGAAAAAGAAGCGGTCAAAGAGCAAGTCGGGGGCGTCACCGTCGAAAAAGAAGAGCAACCACCACAATAATGTGTGAATGTCGAATAGCGAATGTCTGCGGGCAACCGCCTCCGACATTCGACATTCCTCATTCGAGGATTTGTCAACGACTGCCAGCTAAAGCAGGCAGCTTGCAGCTACGGGAGATGACCGTGCCACATCCAAACAGCGTTCATGCTCACACTGTTCTGGCGGGAGTTCCACCCGCTGGCCGGTTGACGCCGGTGCGGTCCCAGACGGCGGCCCGTCACGAGCAAGAGATGCCAACCGCAGATCCCAGCATCCAGCGATCACTCACTGCATGCCTGCTCGTGCATGTTCCGGTGCGTGAGGCCGGTTGCCAAACCGGAGGCATCTCCCGCAGGAGCGCCGTTGTCTACGCATCTCTAGTTTACCGCATTCCAATGCGAAATACAAGCCCTGAAAGGAGGGTGCCGCCTTCCCCTGTCGCCTGAACGCGACAGTTCCCTGCGGCCTTTTTTATGGCAGAGTTTCGCTACGATTTCGATCCCGTCGATCGCATTACCACCGGGGCGATCGGACAGCCGGGCAACCGCACCTTTTACCTGCAAGCGCGCCGAGGAACCGAGAGAATCTCGCTGGTCGTAGAGAAGGAGCAGGTCAACGCGCTGGCCGAGGCTGTCGAACAGTTACTAGAAAACCTGACCGAGCGGAATCCGCTGCTCAGCACATCGGAGGATCTGCTGACCTTCCACGATATGTCGCTCGAAGAGCCGATCGAGGAGACATTTCGGGTCGGGCAGCTAGGCCTGGGCTACGACGAATCGCGGGATTTGCTGGTGATTATCGCGCAGGAGCTAGGCAGCGGAGAGGCCGGGGAGGAGATGGATGTCGTCCGGCTCACGATGTCGCGCGAGCAGGCGCGTGCGCTGGCGCGTGAGGGCGCCGAGGTTGTCACCAAAGGCCGCAAGCGCTGCCCGCAGTGTACCGAGCCGATGGACCCAAGCGGGCATTTTTGCATCAAGAAAAACGGGTATCCTACTGTTACATACGACGTTTGATCCACGTTGTC carries:
- a CDS encoding GNAT family N-acetyltransferase yields the protein MSIRPARPAEYDQIIELVRQTFEPGDEAWVITAATVREDPRFHPEHLRVFERDGQIVGMIGLIDRLVHIGTAQVRCAIVAPLATAQAHQNTGVGSALMRDALDWARTHGFHLSMLWGHTWLYPRYGYAPGIKSYTVHIPASLQPFGDKAYTLRSYTPADVPALMQVYNAETAATTLAEVRSDQPWEWRPYKSNTTIEVAIDPAGVIRGYARITAEAERLHVGEIAAMDGGAAQALFDRLLYLARERGVTEIRATATPDNRWSRLAFRRGAHVCVGSGGGAGMVRVLDLPALLQAILPELQRRVARSEFAARRSDVRLESPVGRATLHADHGRVELVEGTPPNVVTLPFHALGPLIAGYQPIGDLLGLSGVFVYGSEAQRLIEVLFPEDYPHWSFAAYFS
- a CDS encoding ABC transporter ATP-binding protein produces the protein MNAALVDAPYEAPRSTYVDAHALALVIDDVVKYFGDEKPRLPWARQPAKEPVKAVDHISLGVRQGEIFGLLGANGSGKSTLIRLISTLLIPDAGRITVFGHDVQADEKAVKRLINRVSVEASFFKKLSAAENLMYGARLYGLPPAQARREALRILQELGLSEKRFVEPLEHMSRGMQQKVAIARGLLTSPLLLLLDEPTTGLDPRSKKDVQVFIQRMRKEHGTTVFLTTHDMDEADRLCDRIAIINGGRIVALDTPNGLKQMVGARNGRNGQTTMEDVFLALTGRSLDDDIEEED
- a CDS encoding sigma-70 family RNA polymerase sigma factor; translation: MELPSDADIVSLVRGAQSHDPLAFDRLYEHFADPLYRYFYYRSGDQYVAEELVSEVFLRMVEAIVQFRLPERAQARAFSGWVFRIAYTRLVDYYRQQKRQSVELDESIAAPFSADEVVDRSLEHEELRAAIRQLTPEQQQVVLLRFVERLSTEEVATITGQTIGAVKAMQHRALNAMAKMLGTPRNTREA
- a CDS encoding DUF5667 domain-containing protein is translated as MMQNWRLTERLDTILDRSIDRLDEDTPEDIVHDYPQSANQLAPMLHVADALRELGRVKMRRAAKEVGRARLRQAVLARQQRRSGWFGVPGGLRMAAWAVLFLVVCIGSLSSITVVSAQALPNEPLYGWKRTSERIWLSIQSNPERKIAVSLALADRRVEEIRQLHRRSGSVSRDVIVQLRADYIRTLELIAALPNDQAKPLLEQAHALSAQHEQELMALAEQATGSQQQMILSAVQASQWVQSATPDGPVVPPTPIPAEPSMGAPPTTIEPGSPDAAPKLPRPSPKNPPTSAPIEPPAAVAPGEPAAPKPTQAPAPPAQPGTDSPPAAPKPTQAPAPPAQPGTDSPPAAPQPTDVPEPPKTQPTDAPVPTQPGPPDNPPGQGNPQPPGPPSTPPGQGYPPPGSPNEPPGNPQPGPPDDPPGKGKDK
- a CDS encoding NAD(P)/FAD-dependent oxidoreductase, translated to MYDVIVVGGGHNGLTCACYLQKAGLRVLVLERRPIVGGAVCTETMFGGYRMDVGSSAHIMIHLTPVVRDLELERFGLQYIDMDPFAFFPLPDGSGAIEFWRDLDKTCASIEKVSPRDAEAYRRFVEFWGAINEGVFKVFLKPPTPGNLVATMMTGQFSRAENGSMGGSLDTLRKIFTSYGQLITEWFESDAMRTALAWLAAQSGPPPDEIGTADFAGWHAMLHRSGAKHPRGGSGMLTQAMQRCFEHHGGEVRLDAEVERIVVQGGNVRGVELQSGEVLAARCVVSNAHIQTTLLKLVGPGQLPGNLAQRVQRIRVGNGFGMTIRCAADALPDYIAAPSGGKPHLSHHGLQLLCPSLEYLNRAYEDFRRGIPARAPAAIAMTFSAIDPDVAPPGKHTLFVWAQYHPYELSSGEDWDRIAEREADKLLEVVYRYAPNMRGAITNRYIQTPLELERKLGLLRGNVMHVEMSFDQMFCFRPLPELSAYKVPQIAGLYLTGASTHPGGGVFAASGYNTAGVVLRDLRPSRIWPGLAGLAVGAAGTALIAAARRKR
- a CDS encoding family 10 glycosylhydrolase, giving the protein MPRILVFLVLLASLLLPARSTQAATPQLRGFWVDAFHEGIKTPDQTRRLIADAQHAGANALFVQVRRRADSYFRDTVEPIAADMQPGYDALADVIAQARARNMQVHAWAVTLPAWKDGYQQPNRSHVWYQHGPDKAGWNNWFTRDVDGRAGECAAPNDCSYFLDPGHPAVSEYTVNALMHLARRYDLDGLHLDYIRYPSPRFGYNPTSLARFQAATGRSDTPAPEDAQWMQWRRDQVTKLVKRIYLNLNAVKPRMALSVAAIAWGAGPQNGDFANSSPFKRTLQDWNGWLNAGYVDFVVPMVYDKEDGGQQQAWFDSWVNYVRDNHGRRAAAIGVGVWLNNADQNLAQIRRGASAGIGTVLYSYAIPVIGDRNRFLDRLRAELWGDSAPAPVFGWKTQPSTGHLLGHVLVNGASAENTAIRISGNGQPDSHTTTDANGIFGAVDLPPGGYSLTLRDPLSGADVGASFTVSPGGVAFLRMTFPQGDPAGEWTPAGADSAFGALWNRTDLSVAQNRAARSWTWGPTSFATGTERYAEAPGGKRLVQYWDKSRMEITNPNGDRSQLWFVTNGLLTKELISGKAQIGNSAFVTRSPASVPVAGDPNDPNSPTYASFRERASLDGDRRANPAVGATVAQTINRDGSLGFNQELTRYGVRNTVYNNELGHNIPNVFADYFKTLPVDWVFALGYPITEPYWARVSVGGQPRDVLIQVYERRVLTYTPANAAQYRVEMGNVGQHYWRWRYGSAPWE
- a CDS encoding MSMEG_4193 family putative phosphomutase, encoding MTQLLLIRHAVNDVMKAKKLAGWMPDVHINEEGRQQAEAIAERLRDLPIRAIYSSPLDRTRETAEPLARALNLEVQLRDGLGEVRYGEWTGKSLEELSKLDAWKVVQIYPSGMRFPGGEAIREMQARIVSELEAISADHPRDIVAIFSHADVIKAALAHYLGVHLDLFQRIVINPTAVSVVRLSPYGPQVLRVNDDGPLKLEPEKEAVKEQVGGVTVEKEEQPPQ
- a CDS encoding DUF3090 domain-containing protein is translated as MAEFRYDFDPVDRITTGAIGQPGNRTFYLQARRGTERISLVVEKEQVNALAEAVEQLLENLTERNPLLSTSEDLLTFHDMSLEEPIEETFRVGQLGLGYDESRDLLVIIAQELGSGEAGEEMDVVRLTMSREQARALAREGAEVVTKGRKRCPQCTEPMDPSGHFCIKKNGYPTVTYDV